One genomic segment of Amycolatopsis sp. Hca4 includes these proteins:
- a CDS encoding alpha/beta hydrolase has protein sequence MKVVDGYPGTRRPPTSPPAALRRGPLLVTAVFAALGGAVTTAAALPALWRVWQLYAMLFGLVAAVGLVAAVAALGWPTRKTAHFGAFTAAAALAVWVISRPLGLLTRFDPWQPADTVVGFTDAVVAGLAVLALFGFLVVARRRAHPWPSAARRVTAWIVLFPLLVAVLATGVAGTVAAGESSTGPAASTLLDTGPGTYEYCRADGIPLAMDIHRRSPGGPPAPVVLLLHGGGLVLGNRKLTGPGALLSGSRFGSLRDELTARGFAVAVIDFRLAPAARWPAPLADARCAVRFLKANAAALDIDPARIAVAGTGTGGTLASLLGVARGRDSGPYQGQDSMVRAVAALAAPAEFELAGQDPLTRASVLMALGRAPSTWQAASPLTYAGPGAPPFLLGNGGRKSAEFAARLRAAGVPVTEGPVSDRSVADFFASAVG, from the coding sequence ATGAAGGTCGTCGACGGGTATCCCGGCACGCGCCGCCCGCCGACGAGCCCGCCGGCCGCGCTGCGCCGCGGTCCGCTGCTGGTCACGGCCGTCTTCGCCGCCCTCGGCGGGGCCGTGACCACGGCGGCCGCGCTGCCCGCGTTGTGGCGGGTCTGGCAGCTGTACGCGATGCTGTTCGGCCTCGTGGCCGCGGTCGGGCTGGTCGCCGCCGTCGCGGCGCTGGGGTGGCCGACCCGCAAGACGGCGCACTTCGGCGCGTTCACGGCGGCCGCGGCGCTCGCCGTGTGGGTGATCAGCCGGCCGCTCGGGCTGCTGACGCGGTTCGACCCGTGGCAGCCTGCGGACACGGTGGTGGGCTTCACCGACGCCGTGGTGGCCGGGCTGGCCGTCCTCGCCCTGTTCGGCTTCCTCGTGGTGGCCCGGCGGCGAGCGCACCCGTGGCCGTCCGCGGCGCGCCGGGTGACGGCGTGGATCGTGCTGTTCCCCCTGCTCGTGGCGGTGCTCGCGACCGGCGTGGCGGGCACCGTCGCGGCCGGCGAAAGCAGCACCGGGCCCGCCGCGTCGACGTTGCTCGACACCGGCCCCGGCACGTACGAGTACTGCCGCGCCGACGGGATCCCGCTGGCCATGGACATCCACCGGCGCAGCCCGGGCGGACCGCCGGCCCCGGTGGTGCTCCTGCTGCACGGCGGCGGGCTCGTCCTCGGCAACCGCAAGCTCACCGGCCCGGGCGCGCTGCTCTCCGGCTCGCGGTTCGGCTCTCTGCGGGACGAGCTGACGGCGCGCGGCTTCGCGGTCGCCGTGATCGACTTCCGGCTCGCGCCCGCCGCGCGGTGGCCTGCCCCGCTCGCCGACGCCCGGTGCGCGGTCCGGTTCCTCAAGGCCAACGCGGCCGCGCTCGACATCGACCCGGCCCGGATCGCGGTGGCGGGCACCGGGACGGGCGGCACCCTGGCGTCGCTGCTCGGCGTCGCGCGAGGTCGGGACAGCGGCCCGTACCAGGGGCAGGACAGCATGGTCCGCGCGGTGGCGGCGCTGGCGGCGCCGGCGGAGTTCGAGCTCGCGGGCCAGGACCCGCTCACCCGCGCTTCGGTGCTGATGGCGCTGGGGCGCGCGCCCTCGACGTGGCAGGCGGCGAGCCCGCTGACGTACGCCGGCCCGGGCGCACCGCCGTTCCTGCTGGGCAACGGGGGCCGGAAGTCGGCGGAATTCGCGGCGCGCCTGCGTGCGGCCGGGGTGCCGGTGACCGAAGGCCCGGTGTCCGACCGCTCGGTCGCGGACTTCTTCGCCTCGGCCGTGGGATGA
- a CDS encoding TetR/AcrR family transcriptional regulator, with amino-acid sequence MATPKTRRRGTELEEAILRAAAAELAETGYPGLTVERVAQRAGTNKNTIYRRWPNRAALGVAAYRHLAEDTLKPPDTGSLREDALALLRAINCGQTSPAARALRGLLTGVGDEPELREQLHQQAAEGGAAAWLTVVGRAVDRGEARPGARHPRVATVALVLLRNEYLTHGLTTVDDDVLVELVDLVYLPLVRA; translated from the coding sequence ATGGCGACACCGAAGACCCGGCGCCGGGGCACCGAACTGGAAGAGGCGATCCTGCGCGCGGCGGCGGCCGAGCTCGCCGAAACCGGCTACCCCGGGCTGACCGTGGAACGGGTCGCCCAGCGCGCCGGCACGAACAAGAACACGATCTACCGCCGCTGGCCGAACCGCGCCGCCCTCGGCGTCGCCGCGTACCGGCACCTGGCCGAGGACACGCTCAAGCCGCCCGACACCGGCAGCCTCCGCGAGGACGCACTGGCGCTGCTGCGCGCGATCAACTGCGGCCAGACCTCGCCCGCCGCGCGTGCGCTCCGCGGCCTCCTGACCGGCGTGGGCGACGAACCGGAGCTCCGCGAGCAGCTGCACCAGCAGGCCGCCGAGGGAGGTGCGGCCGCCTGGCTCACCGTCGTCGGCCGCGCGGTGGACCGGGGCGAGGCCCGGCCGGGCGCACGGCACCCCCGCGTCGCCACGGTCGCCCTCGTGCTGCTACGCAACGAATACCTCACCCACGGACTGACCACAGTGGACGACGACGTGCTCGTCGAGCTCGTCGACCTGGTCTACCTGCCGCTGGTGCGCGCATGA